A section of the Armatimonadota bacterium genome encodes:
- a CDS encoding zinc ribbon domain-containing protein: protein MTEVPLYEYRCTHCGHHFERIQPVGAPPEPCPVCGAPSRKAYGSVGLVFRGSGFYRTDYGRSSGGNEASRSEPKEKGEGKSEGAPAGSDADR from the coding sequence GTGACGGAGGTGCCGCTCTACGAGTACCGCTGTACGCACTGCGGACACCACTTCGAGCGCATCCAACCGGTGGGGGCTCCTCCGGAGCCGTGCCCGGTCTGCGGCGCACCCAGCCGGAAGGCGTACGGATCCGTGGGCCTCGTGTTCCGGGGCTCCGGGTTTTACCGTACGGATTACGGGCGGTCCTCGGGCGGCAACGAGGCGTCGCGATCCGAGCCCAAGGAGAAGGGGGAAGGGAAATCTGAGGGCGCGCCTGCGGGGTCGGACGCGGACCGGTAG
- a CDS encoding MgtC/SapB family protein, translating to MVETLEVVLRLGLAVLLGGVVGLEREALEKPAGFRTHILVALGATLFTLISGYGFRGSGADPTRIAANVVVGIGFLGAGTIWRHGVGVGGLTTAASLWTVAAIGMAVGTGLYLPAILGTLAVVVILHLFPRIDARLLRRGSTGVLQVAVQDRPGRLADLFGLLARHRATVLGAEVVQGTDGLVHLTFTVRTPPEVDRGRLLAALLEADGVHQARWMSS from the coding sequence GTGGTCGAGACCCTGGAGGTGGTCCTGCGTCTTGGACTGGCGGTCCTGCTGGGCGGCGTGGTGGGGCTGGAACGGGAAGCCCTGGAGAAGCCCGCGGGCTTCCGTACCCACATCCTGGTCGCCCTGGGAGCCACCCTGTTCACCCTCATCAGCGGCTACGGGTTCCGGGGAAGCGGGGCGGACCCCACCCGCATCGCGGCGAACGTGGTGGTGGGCATCGGTTTTCTGGGCGCGGGGACCATCTGGCGTCACGGCGTGGGGGTTGGGGGGCTGACGACCGCGGCGAGCCTCTGGACCGTGGCCGCCATCGGGATGGCGGTGGGAACCGGGCTGTACCTTCCCGCCATCCTCGGCACCCTGGCGGTGGTGGTCATCCTCCACCTCTTCCCCCGGATTGACGCCCGCCTGCTGCGACGGGGGAGCACCGGGGTGCTCCAGGTAGCCGTGCAGGACCGGCCCGGCCGGCTCGCGGACCTCTTCGGCCTCCTCGCCCGCCACCGGGCCACGGTCCTCGGCGCGGAGGTGGTGCAGGGCACGGATGGCCTCGTGCACCTCACCTTTACCGTGCGGACTCCACCGGAGGTGGACCGCGGCCGGTTGCTGGCCGCCCTCCTCGAGGCAGACGGAGTCCACCAGGCCCGCTGGATGTCCTCCTAG
- the rseP gene encoding RIP metalloprotease RseP translates to MTIALAVFAFGLMILAHELGHFLAARWVGVVVQGFAIGFGPALVRFRRGETTYRINLFPFGGYVRLAGEDFEEETGPGSFRSKRVGQRMLVVAAGPLMNFLLAVLLLGLVVSVWGLPAGVTNEITEVRPGWPAERVGLRVGDRIVAINGEEVRSGEQMVQTIHRSPGRPLRLRVEREGRVFEVTVTPQLEPRLRVGAIGITPGVLRQRHHPLSALVWATGQTVRFMRDIVVGVVHLVATGTFLEGLAGPVGAVRLLGDAARTGLDSYLFMTAFLSVMVGFFNLLPFPALDGGRLAFLLVEAVRRRAVDPRREGYAHLVGFALLLLLILVLTYRDILRWAGGTGF, encoded by the coding sequence ATGACGATCGCGCTCGCGGTGTTCGCGTTCGGACTCATGATCCTGGCACACGAGCTGGGACACTTCCTCGCGGCCCGATGGGTGGGAGTGGTGGTGCAGGGGTTTGCCATCGGTTTCGGACCGGCGCTGGTGCGGTTCCGCAGGGGGGAGACCACCTACCGGATCAACCTCTTCCCCTTCGGGGGATACGTGCGTCTGGCGGGCGAGGACTTCGAGGAGGAGACAGGCCCCGGCTCCTTCCGGTCAAAGCGGGTGGGTCAGCGGATGCTGGTGGTGGCGGCCGGGCCCCTGATGAACTTCCTGCTGGCCGTGCTCCTGCTGGGGCTGGTGGTCTCCGTGTGGGGCCTGCCCGCAGGGGTGACGAACGAGATCACGGAGGTCCGGCCCGGATGGCCCGCGGAGCGGGTGGGACTGCGGGTGGGGGACCGGATCGTGGCCATCAACGGGGAGGAGGTCCGCAGCGGGGAGCAGATGGTGCAGACCATCCACCGGAGCCCCGGACGGCCCCTCCGGCTCCGGGTGGAGCGGGAGGGGCGGGTGTTCGAGGTGACCGTCACGCCGCAGCTGGAGCCCCGGCTGCGGGTAGGGGCCATCGGCATCACGCCGGGGGTCCTCCGGCAGCGCCATCACCCTCTCTCCGCTCTCGTCTGGGCCACGGGGCAGACCGTGCGGTTCATGCGGGACATCGTGGTGGGAGTCGTCCACCTGGTGGCCACTGGGACCTTCCTCGAGGGGCTCGCAGGACCTGTCGGGGCGGTGCGCCTCCTGGGCGACGCGGCCCGGACGGGGCTCGATTCCTACCTCTTCATGACCGCTTTCCTCAGCGTGATGGTGGGCTTCTTCAACCTCCTGCCCTTTCCCGCCCTCGACGGAGGGCGACTCGCGTTCCTCCTCGTGGAGGCGGTACGGCGCCGGGCGGTGGATCCCCGGCGGGAGGGCTACGCGCACCTCGTGGGGTTCGCCCTCCTCCTCCTGCTCATCCTTGTGCTCACCTATCGGGACATTCTACGATGGGCTGGCGGCACTGGGTTCTAG
- a CDS encoding methionine adenosyltransferase — MTDRILVESLPGPPVSEHQMELVERKGVGHPDSICDAIMEQVSVELCRAYLERTGAILHHNIDKALLVAGEAEVRLGGGEVREPMRLIFGDRATFRLQDVEIPVHEIAIATAKRWIREHLRFVDPDRHVRYESLLRPGSPELVDIFHREEIGANDTSAAVGYAPLTVTEQAVLEVERYMNSPEFKRTFPEAGEDIKVMGIRIGSTLHLTVAVAFVDRFVDSEATYFRRKAHMQEAVLEFVRSRCPLEVKLTINNADQPGRGLGGMYLTVTGTSAEGGDSGQVGRGNKVNGVIALNRPMGTEAAAGKNPVSHVGKIYTVLAHQMAQKVHEEVRGVRECYVWLASQIGEPIHRPRVAAAQVILARGVQKGRAFRQIREIMERELLRLPQLVQDLVAGKYAML; from the coding sequence ATGACGGATCGCATCCTTGTGGAGTCGCTTCCCGGTCCTCCGGTCTCCGAGCACCAGATGGAGCTGGTGGAGCGGAAGGGGGTCGGGCACCCGGACTCCATCTGTGACGCCATCATGGAACAGGTCTCCGTGGAGCTCTGCCGGGCGTATCTGGAACGCACAGGCGCCATCCTGCACCACAACATCGACAAAGCCCTCCTGGTGGCCGGGGAGGCGGAGGTTCGCCTCGGGGGGGGAGAGGTCCGGGAGCCCATGCGCCTCATCTTCGGCGACCGGGCCACCTTCCGGCTTCAGGACGTGGAGATCCCCGTGCACGAGATTGCCATCGCCACCGCGAAGCGGTGGATCCGGGAGCACCTGCGGTTCGTGGATCCAGACCGACACGTGCGCTATGAGAGCCTCCTGCGCCCGGGCTCTCCGGAGCTCGTGGACATCTTCCATCGGGAGGAGATCGGGGCGAACGACACCTCCGCGGCCGTAGGCTATGCCCCTCTCACCGTCACGGAGCAGGCGGTGCTGGAGGTGGAGCGTTACATGAACAGCCCGGAGTTCAAGCGGACCTTCCCGGAGGCAGGGGAGGACATCAAGGTGATGGGAATCCGGATCGGATCCACCCTGCACCTCACCGTGGCCGTGGCCTTCGTGGACCGGTTCGTGGACAGCGAGGCCACCTACTTCCGACGGAAGGCCCACATGCAGGAGGCGGTCCTGGAATTCGTCCGAAGCCGGTGCCCCCTGGAGGTGAAGCTCACCATCAACAACGCGGACCAGCCGGGTCGGGGCCTGGGCGGGATGTACCTCACCGTCACCGGGACGTCCGCGGAGGGCGGGGACAGCGGGCAGGTGGGTCGGGGGAACAAGGTGAACGGGGTCATCGCCCTGAACCGGCCCATGGGCACGGAGGCGGCCGCGGGCAAGAACCCCGTCTCCCACGTGGGGAAGATCTACACCGTGCTGGCCCACCAGATGGCCCAGAAGGTGCACGAGGAGGTGAGGGGCGTCCGGGAGTGCTACGTGTGGCTCGCGAGCCAGATCGGGGAGCCCATCCACCGCCCGCGGGTGGCCGCGGCCCAGGTGATCCTCGCGCGGGGCGTGCAAAAGGGCCGGGCGTTCCGGCAGATCCGGGAGATCATGGAGCGGGAGCTCCTCCGCCTCCCCCAGCTCGTGCAGGACCTCGTGGCGGGGAAGTACGCCATGCTGTGA
- a CDS encoding rhomboid family intramembrane serine protease, producing MIPLRDSVPGRRTPVMMLTLLGTNLLVFLYTVGLGSPEEIQALFETYGLVPAKLLGPDPPYYTLFTSMFLHGGWLHLVGNMLYLWIFGNNVEDATGHVGFLVFYVLCGLAAAFAQILIQPASRVPMVGASGAIAGVLGGYLVLYPRARILALVPLGFFLQLMEVPALLFLPMWFLLQLVYGIASLGVRSEFGGGVAFWAHIGGFVAGLVCIRVFARRPRRSG from the coding sequence GTGATCCCGCTCCGTGACAGCGTTCCCGGCCGGCGAACCCCGGTTATGATGCTCACCCTCCTGGGGACGAACCTCCTCGTGTTCCTGTACACCGTGGGCCTGGGATCTCCCGAGGAGATCCAGGCCCTCTTCGAGACGTACGGCCTCGTGCCCGCGAAGCTCCTGGGTCCGGACCCGCCCTACTATACCCTCTTCACCTCCATGTTCCTCCACGGGGGTTGGCTGCACCTGGTGGGGAACATGCTGTACCTGTGGATCTTCGGGAACAACGTGGAGGACGCCACGGGCCACGTGGGGTTCCTGGTGTTCTACGTGCTGTGCGGGCTTGCGGCCGCCTTTGCCCAGATCCTCATCCAGCCCGCCTCCCGGGTGCCCATGGTGGGAGCGAGCGGGGCCATCGCAGGGGTGCTGGGCGGGTATCTGGTGCTCTATCCCCGAGCCCGGATCCTGGCCTTGGTTCCCCTAGGGTTCTTCCTGCAGCTGATGGAGGTCCCCGCCCTCCTCTTCCTCCCCATGTGGTTCCTCCTGCAGCTGGTGTATGGGATCGCGTCCCTGGGTGTGCGGAGCGAGTTCGGCGGGGGCGTGGCTTTCTGGGCGCACATCGGAGGGTTCGTGGCGGGCCTGGTGTGCATCCGGGTGTTCGCCCGTCGTCCCCGCAGATCCGGATGA